AcgaaccactacaccacagagctgatcTTCTAGTGGGTGTCAGTATAACCTcgtgtctatgaacaaatcctcttttgccactggctgttttaacagctaattggccatttgtgaatgatattaatacagttaaactgattaaagTTTCTTACTaattttacctccaccagaaatagcgtctatgagctgttagcttttgccactgggcgTTTGAAtagcttattagcaagtaataggCTTATTGTTATcaactaacttcttaggaataatcataagaattgagcaattgctagcgagactgaagatgaactctTCCaagccagaaacagtcgcaatataaccgtatacaatgTCAGGTttcagttttagccagcaaagttttagtcaaaatacagaataattcacaatgcgtacttcgcttcgcctgcaaggagatactaactcaggacctatagttcacatgtccgcttctctaaccactatgctatttaacaagggtcggtAGGTCAGTCAGTCCACGTGGCCCGTCAAAAAGAACAAGTACgaacaaatacaaacaaacaaacgtttgttaaaaacaaatataaaatctaACCCtgtataataaaacatgtatcttAACATATTTATCAGAATGGGAGTACAGCACACCATGTCACCCCGTTTTAtctataaattatatatatatatatatatatatatatatatatatatatatatatatatatatatatatatatatatatatatatatatatatatatatatatatatatatatatatatatatatatagtagcAGAATGCAGGCTAACAAAATCTCCCAGAGGAGTAAGCATTATATTCCCTTGTTTACCATCAACAATGTAGTCAAGATCTAATAATCACAACATCCCATAAAACTGGAGGACTGACACCCAATAGATTGCACATACCAGTGGCATGTATGACAATGCTGTATGGACACTAAATTCCATCTATTCCTACATTTACAGGACAATGTTTTGGAGTACATGAGAAAAGTTTCAAACATAACATCAGACCAAATATACTGCAGTTACAGAAGAACAGTCACTGTAATTCCaatcacagaaaatgttctGTTCAAGAGCAACAAAATATACAGATATTTGACCCAAAATATACTGATCTTACTCCTGTAAACACCCTCCTGACGGAGTGCAGAAACTTAACGCAACTTAAACGctgttttatttactttaagTCCTTAGATGATCTATTGTGAACCAGTCCTGGCTCCTGTGTCGCTCTGTTCCATCCTTTCCTCTGCAGACTTGATGAAAACGGGTGTTGTGAGGAGGCGCAGTGGGACTGTAGTCCAGAAGGCAAGGCGGAGGGCACTCAGCACGCTATGCATCTGGTGAGTGTTTTACCCATTAAAACAGAGGCCTTTATGTCGCCTTGGCAGCCATTTTAGCAGCCAACTCTGCACCTTTGGCCTGAAATTGGAGAAGAGATCATGAGCAAAATCACCAAATAAAGATTTGCCagttaaattaataataatacatttaatttggcAGACGCCTTTCTGAACACTCAAGGACATCTTACATAATAAAGATAGCATTTACACATACAGGAAAAAGGTATTGGTTGTAGCATAGTGGGgtgtaacaaaacatttaaaataaaaatgactacgGGTTAAAAACTTTCTGGGAAAGATGTGTCTGCAAGTCGAATGTGTGGCGGAAGCACGTTCCAGAGCCTAGGTGCTGAGCAGGTAAAAGCCCTCGCACTCACAGTTGACAAGCAGAAAGAGGGGTGACAAGAAGACCAGCAGAGGCAGAGcggagggagcgagaggggaCATAGATAGCCTGGCAGGAGGTCGGAGAGGTAAGGAGGTGCAAGATTATGGCgggctttgtaggtgaggagGAGGGTCTTAAATTAAATTCAGTAGAGcacaggaagccagtgaagaCTGATAAGAATGGCTGTGATGTGTTCAGATGATTTTGTACCAGTGAGGGTTCTGGCCGCAGAGTTCTGAACCAGTTAGAGTCCGTTGGTGAGTGTCTGGGAATATTGGTGAGTGGAGTGTTGCAGTAATCGAGTCGAGAAGTGACAAGGGCATGTATTAGTGTTTCAGTGCTGGCGTGTGACAGAGAGGGTCTGAGCCTGGAGATGTTGCGGAGGTGAAAATGTGATGTCCgggtaattgtttttatgtgtgaTTCAGATGAAAGGGAACTATCCAGAGTGACGCCGAGGCTTTTCCCTTGAGTTGATAAAGGGACTAGGAAACAGTCAGTGGCGATGTGAGGTTGTGGTGTTTGGAGACAGTTCATTCTCATTGGCTCCATCTgcacaatgtcttattgccaATTGTGAATGTCTTGGAGGCATTTGATGAGGCGGGGGGAGTATGGGCAGTAGCAGGTTTGGTGGAGAGGTAGAGCTGGGTGTCATCTGGATAGCAGTGGAAGTGTATATTGTGGTGTCGCATAATCTTGCCCAGAGGTAGGAGGTATATGATGACCAGGAGAGGGCCAAGCATTGACCCCTGGGGGACTCCCTGTGTGACAGTCGCACAACCTGATCTGTGATGTTTAAATTGGTCCAACTGTtgacggtctgtgagttaggaGGAAAACCAGGAGGGCCATACCTGTGATACCGATACCAGCCAGACCTTCTAAGAGAAGGTGATCTGAGACGGTGTCAAAGGCTGCGCTGAGGTCAAGTAAGATGAGGACTGATTAAAGACCTAAGTCAGTGGCACGGAGCAGGTCATTGGTGATTTTGACCAATGCTGTGTCTAGTGCTGTGTCTAGTGCTTTTTCGGTGCTGTGTCTAGTGCTGTTTCGGTGCTGTGTTTAGTGCTGTTTTGGTGCTGTGTCTAGTGCTGTGTCTAGTGCTGTGTCTAGTGCTGTTTTGGTGCTGTGTCTAGTGCTGTTTCGGTGCTGTGTCTAGTGCTGTTTCAGTGCTGCGTTTAGTGCTGTTTCAGTGCTGCGTTTAGTGcagaaaccagactggaattgTTCATGTAGATTATTGCAGTCAAGATGTTGTTTAAGTTGATTAGACACCACCCGCTCCAGTATTTTGGCAACAAATAGGAGGTTTGAGATGGGACGGAAGTTACTCAGGTCATCAAGATCACCATTGAGCTTTTTTGGGTGTGGGGGTGACTGCAGCAATCTTGAGAGTGGGTGGTAAAATGCCAGTGTAGAGGGAGAACTTAAATATATTAGTGATTAAGGGGGAGATGGAAGGCAGGCAGGCTTTGATGAGACTGGTGGGCATTGGGTCTAATTTGGAAGTGGATGTTTTGGATTTTCTGATAAGATCTGTGATGAGGTTCTCTGTAGCCAGGGTGTAGTCTGAGACGTAAGTAGTGTAAGCCGGGCCCTTTAAGGTGTTCATGTAGGAAAGGTTATGGACTGGAGTACTGTGAGTAAGTATGTGCAGATGGATGTCGTGAACTTCAGTTCAAAAAAGTTCAGAAACATGTTGCACAATTCGGGGGAGGTGTCTGAAGGGAAGTTGTCAGGGGGCAGAAGTAAACGGTTTACTGTGGAAAAAAAGAAGCTTAGAGCTGCTGCCAGAATTGATCATATCAGAGTAGTATGATGTTCTGGCAATGGAAAGTGCGTTTATTTACATCAAAAGGTGATCTTTGTAGGCTTGTGAGTGACTAGGCCCATCCTTTTATATTGAGGCTCAAGACGTCTCCTGATTTTCATTTGGCGTAGTTCCAGGGTGTACCAGCGAGCAGTGTGGGTAAAGGAGACAATGTGGGTTTTAAGTGGAGCAAGGGCATCCAGGGAAGAGGAAAGGCAGTCATTGTAGTGAGTGATAAAGTCAAATGGGGACTGAGAGTCAGTGATTGAGTATGTGTTTATCAAGCCCCAGAGGATGTgatgcattttatatttctgAAGGCAATGACGCAATGGTAATTTTGCTTAGAAACAGGGGCAGAGACTTTGAATAAAACAGATTTGTAATCAGAGATACCAGAGAAACACACTAAATCTAGATTGTGATCTTTGTTGTGAGTGGGAAAGGATACATTCTGAAAGTAATGACATAAAATCAGCAGCAAAACTAGAGCTAGTAGTAGCATCAATGTGAATATTAAAATCACCTGCAAGCAGTACATtgggagaagagacagagactgaaatAATTAATGAGGACAATTCAGATAAAAACAGCTCAGATGGCTTGGGTGGTCTATAAATTGTTAGAATTACCAATGGTTTCAATCCAAGGAGTATACTGACAGGTTTAACTTAGATAGTAACACGATACAGAACTGCAACCCCACCACTCGTCCACTAGAGTGAGGTTGGCTGATGTACGAATAACTAGCTGGGATTGACTGATTTAGATAGAAAATGTCATTAGGCTGTTTCGATGTTCCTGTGAGGCACATTATGTCCATGTTTTCATCACTAATTAAATCATTAATCAGAAGATCCTTATAAGAAAATAGATCTAACGTTAAAAAGCcctcatttaaaaaaacgttGTTGCCTTGGGAACTGGACAAAGCATATTGTGGTTAACTCCGTGACAGGCATGGAGACCAGAACCACGCTTAGGCCAGAAAGAACTGATGCGAGAGGACTTACTGGGTGTAAAGTTTCAACAAGACCTGCTGTGAATGTATCTCGGTCGTTCATCGAGTTCAGACGTAGCAGCTCCATTGCAGAGTACTGCACCGCTAGAAGAACGGAAGAGGATCCACCAAAGAAATATGTTGATCATCATGGTGGAAATGTCACTAGGCCAGAAATCCCGGGCCCGAGTTAAGAAGTGTTGCAAGACGAACATCTGCGCGTCACTGCCTGTAGTGTAGATGTGCTCCTTTCTGGTGTAGCCTACAGTGTGCACAAATACGTCTCCTAATCCAGCCGCTAGGAAACAGACCCACTAGATTGAGAACGCTGCAGCAGATAAACAACACCAAGGACAGTCCCACGGACCCAGGAGTTCCAGACGACACTGTAGTCGGCTAATGTCAGCGGGCCAGCGCCATATTCAGAGGATCCAGGAACACGAACTTGTAAGTAACATAGAGGCAACTACTGTATAATTTGGTGCCTTTTGAAGGGAGGTTTATATTACTAATAACAACAGAGCAACAGCATTAAATATCCACAGGAAGAGAAGCTGCAGCCAGAACAACGCCAGTGTGCTCTCAACCCGAAATGCTATCCTTGAAATGAAACGTCTCCCATTGAAACTTACATGTATTAGCTGAGCTTCTGCTGATGGCATCTCCAACTCTCCAATCCTTGCTTTTTCTAAAAGGCTCTCCACCTGGAAAAAACATGCAATTCAAGAATAAGAACACATCAGGGGTGTCCAATATCTGAATTATTTCAGACTTTGTTGTTTGACATGACAGGCTcgacaaaaatattttgcccGCAGAGTGACATTCTCAGAGTGAGAATCTACATAAATAGGATTATATTTCCAAAATACGTATTGTCAAAATAGCACTGCGAAATCCATAAAATGATCATATACCGTTCTATGTTTGaattttgaataaattattAGTTAACGtaaatattaagtatagtgATATACGTTTTTGGTAATATCGTCTACCTTCTTGTCCATGATAATGGGAGCAGAGTCCACCAAGTTTTCTAGTGAGGTGGACATGGGCTTGTCTTTTGCAGGGGCTCCTATCTCTGGTGGAGAGGGCGCAGTGAGCGACTAGAACAGGAAAGGAGGGGTCAATGATAATCGAACAGCTGCTTTGTGGAAATGAAACGTTCTCACCCTGATACTGACCTCCAGTCTGACGAGGGGGGGGGTGACTGGGGGCTTGGGCGTCAGCTCTGTGTGGTACATGGCCCGGGACAGCAGCAGGAGGGACGGGGGGACGTTCTCTTTCAGATGCAGATCCAACCACTGACATTAGAGGGAGACcatttaattagcatttcacAAAGACCCACCGGGGCTGATCTGCTTGAATATCCACTCCCTGTGGTTTGACAGGAGAATGTGGCGAGGAATACACACGCTGCATATCAGTGGAAATAACGGGAAAACAACCCCTACAGAAAACcatttatacaaataaatggTATGgtattgtggttgtgtgtatgtgtgtgtgtgtatcagccTTTAAAGGAGCAGGGCGTACCTGTtgtagttggtgtgtgtgtgtgtgtgtatcatgcTTTAGAGCAGCAGGGCGTACCTGTTGTAGTGGTTGTgagtgttgtgtatgtgtgtatcagCCTTTAGAGCAGCAGGCCGTACCTGTTGTAGTTGTTGTGTGAGCTGCTCGTTCGTCAGCCCCAGTGACCTCATTCCCCGACTACGACACGCCACCTGAAGCTCTGAAACACTCATGGCTGCCACTCCTTCTGCAGCAatcatctacacacacatacatacacacttaaCACAACCATAGCATGCCAACATCACAGATGctcaacagaaaaaaacaacacccaaCACTATACATTTTCAACTAACTTTCTTAACAGCTATAACGTAACTGTACTCTTGTACCCAAATTGTACTCTTGCATTTAATGAGCTTTTCATGGATATAATTTCAAGTCAATAGAAGTGGGTCCTATCCTACACCTGTCCTATATTATCCTCACCTGGTCGTCAGCTTTGATAGTGCGGAGTTGCATCATGAGCTGGAAGCGCAGCAGGTTGTTGGTTCCGATGGGCTGCAGCTCCAGCAGCTTACACAGAGCTACCAACTGGGGGCGCTCTAGGTGCTCCAGGGTCAACTCATCTTCAAACAGCTTGGAGAACTTCACTATGTCCTTGGTGCTGGGCTGCTCTCCTGCATGCCGCATCTGAGAAGGGCAAAGAAGGAAAGTATAAGGAAATGCTTAAAACATCTGTGCTAATTATGTTTTTAACCAAGCGGCGACAGAACTCTGTAAGGGACAGTAGTAGGtagcagaggcgtcgctaggatcacaatacatttggggcttagccATTTGTATTGCTAATTTCTTTCTGGGCTTAGCCATTTCTattgcaaattaaaatgtaattttttttattttatttttattaccgATATGAACACACCCCAGGCCTTTTACTCACCCTTTGCACATAGGTAGAGAATTTCTGGGTCTCCTCACTTCCTTCCGCCTTGGCTTTATTCCTCAGTGCCATCTCCCCAATGGTCTCCTGGAGGAACTTAGCCAGCTCCAGCTTGGCAGCCAAACCCTTCTTCTGCTTCTCCAcctgacaaaaacacacaaccacattgcctattgtggaatctgagcattaacaattacaatatgaatgtatgtttcattggaagtgaatgtgcctagatgagaacaacagaaacctctctgtttagattatctctctgtaggttgtgctctaatgacagggatgtttacgatggccatatggcatgggggttgacttctaaaaagttagaaacgcccttaatgtataggctagctggtaaccgacattacagtgagaagagattgagtgagatgagattgaggttgtgtaaggaagaccaggtctgtaacctcatgaacaagactttccaatgctgcaataaataatgtaatttctctctcccttgacaaacgggtctgctaattattacaaccactatacgaaacggccgatttctaactcTATCAAACAAATGCAATCCTATGTAAATAGATTACAGTCCTACTATATCACAAAGTGTGCATCTGAGTTATGGTAGTATCTGAGCAAGGAACTCAATTTAGAAAGCAATCAAGTTCACTCAGGCTGTCCTGGTCAACTCATTTATTGCTTGTTATTTATCTTCTCCTTTGCATACTTAGTAGCTGACTGCAGTAAACTACAAGAAGCTAATTAAGCTAGTGCGCTGAACAATTTTAATTAGGCTAGGCTAATTGTGAAAACCCCAGATTATTAGCCAAAGGGCACAGCTACCCATTTGCTTAGTGCTGTAGCTGGTCCATGGAATCATCATTTTTGTTCCCTCTTCCATTGATTAGTCAGATATATCCTAATACCTTTCTACATGTCAGCTCTAGCATGAATGTAGCCTAATGcagatttgaaaatgtgtggtcGGACAACGACAAATATATGATAAAATGCTAGAGGGGCAGCAgcataaatgacaaaatgtttccTTAATACAAAAAGCACAATGTACACCATCTGCATTGTGAATTCATATGGAATTgtataatggttttcttttctttttttttttaaacagaaatacatttcataaaagcCGTCAGTTTAAATATTAAGCAAGTGTCCATATTTCACATCCCTACAATATCATGTAGAGCTTCGTTCAATTGCATCTCTATTCACCCCCACTTGCCTTCTTTGACTCAGTCTCAAAGGTGGAAGGCAACATCTCTGGGAAGAGCTTGAGGAACACTGGCAGGAGGAACTCCATGAAGGGCACAATGATGAACAAGCTGAAGGGGACCAGCCGGAAGAGGTCTGCGCATGTCCTCATCAGCTGGGGGAAGGGAAACGGGAGATAAGACTGGATTGTTCAACGTACAGGTGGGCAATGGAAATAATGAACAGGAGAGCACATTTGTGCTGTCCTGGACTAGAGTGAAATCAGGAATCAAATAAAAGTGTTggcatgaaatgtatttgatgaGCTACATGTGGGTTCATAATGTACACTTAAACTATGGTGTGCTGTCAAAACATGTTGACCTCAGTCGGGCATATACACAGACTGGGGTGGTGACACTTGTTATGTCACCGCAGACATAACACGTGACATTATTGCCCATCAGTGCCCATACTATCTACGTGGCACGCGTCATTCACTCAGACAGGTACGCATTGGTCGTCGGCATTATGTGCAGTGCGGAAGCTGACGAGGGCGCGACAGGCCAACGGGCACATGGCGCCCAATGTCTGTTCCACGGTCCTCATATATCCTTTATTGGTCATTTCGGCCCATGCCCCACTAAAAGCCTGTGCATggcccacccatccatccaatGTTTGTTTTCTGGCCTGTGAATACTATAAAAACCATGTATGTTCATGTATTGTATAAAATAGCTATTTAGCCCACAAAGACCAGACTGAACTGATTAAACATTCACAGGGAAGTCTTTGAGTTTTACCCTTCTGCGCTCTCTCCTCGTAAGCTGTTGGCCGTGAAGTAACTGCCACACCGTCCTCCCCGCAATTTTTGTGTCGATCCCAAGCAAGCGAAATCCATGATAGTAGTGCCTCAGCTCGTCCAACACTCTCTGTTTAATTGACTTCTGTGCTACCACACCGTCTGTGGCATTGCTCGGCGTGGGGACTGGCTGAGGGGCTGCGGCAGCAGGAGAAGAGGGAGCTTCAGCTGGGGTGGCCTTGATTTCCTGAAGCCTTGAGTGGGTCTCGTGAAGGAAGCGAACTGGAACACCGCCGTGGCGCCGCTGGTAGCTTGCTGTGCATTCATATAAAATGGCAGTGGGTCTGTTTAATGGTAGGGCGGATCGAAGAGAGACCTCTGATGACTTGCGAATACATGCCGAGAATGAGTGCAAAGCACAGTTTTGCCCTTTGGGTAGTACATAGGATCCcctacaaaaaagaaaattgttagACCATTGATTGAGAGTTAATTtgaattcaatacattttataattattatgtttacattttcccACCTTGATCTAGTTACAGCAATCAGCACCTGAGATCCAAACACCACCATAACGTGTTAAATAACAGGTGTCctgaaaaaaaagttacatgTTATTGATTTCCTTCATATGGATTctaaagatttattttcagaTCACTGTaaacagggtttttcctggctcaaaacTAGGCAAAAGCGGAACCCCAACCCCTGCTACCCCACCCTCCACCGGGcacccctctgtgatatactttatataataccTGGCTACACAACACACttggaaaaagacaactattacagtgttaaatctgccctgttgtccgtGTCCACTTGAGCAcctaatgcacactacaatgtcctccctaatgtcaaccaaaaaacaagcaatttattctttacatattaacatttatatgttatcttgtttttttaatatatatttttttacatttgtaggtTTTTACATTAATTGTCAGCAAATTGCAGGTGTGCCTTTTACTGGAGATCACATGTTATGAATCGATCAGAACCACAACCCAGAAGTGTAaagaatcatgtagcaaccataATAGGAGAAGTAAATATTCAGCCCCatttctctcaatctctctgatgaagcaacacatttcagtgtAATTAACTGGCTGATCCAGAGTATATCCaagtataaataaaatatgaataccaATGGAAAGTATAATATTTAGGCTGATGTGCTGTTATGGTTTTGTAAAGATAATCGACATAAAATCCCTTGCAAACAGACAGGGTATTGGTCgatatacagtatttttctCAAATGAATATCAAACAAACAAGACATTACAAAGAACAATTGGAATATCTCATAacttaaaaatatacaaattgtTCTTCTTAATGTCCACGTAATTCAATGTCGGATTTTGAAACTGGGGACTGACAGTGATTCAAGCCCCAGATATCATCCTCATGTCGTctaacttttttatgatatctCATCACCACCCTCCTGTTATCTGATTGGTCGGGTAGGCGGACCTTCTGTGGTGGCAGCTTTTGAAGAGTATCTTCACAATATATTCCAAAAGATAGTCTTTAACAGAGATGTCCCACTGGGAACATTTGACATCCGATAGCACCTGCACGTGGTATTGGTTAGAACGGATGTATTCATGCCGCTGAATTTGTTTCAAAAcggaaacaaaacaaagatgCAACAAAACCCTCGGAAAGAATACTACATCCCAACAGCCACGATTTCGCTACTGTAGTCACGTGTCGGGTTTCTAGGTCATTAGTATTTCTGCTTTGTCAGACTCAAATATAGCTCAATACCCGGTATATGTAACTGCTATTAATGGGAACAGTTGGCTGGCTATAAATCACACTGTGATATGTTATCATTATGTAATCCGCTAAACATAGTTGCGTAAGGGCTACCCGTCGACAAGAGCTCGTAAAGTTCACTGAACAAGCAAACCCGATTTCAATGCCTTTAACACCGTCAGCCCCGAAATATAACTAGACTAGCTAATATATTTGTTGAACTAACAACTACTTTCAGGTAGCCATCTACTGTAAACGTTACAGTAGTCCACCTAGTTGTTACATGTTCTACATTTCGTTTACTAAAACTGTTCATCGATTATAACCAGTGTGTTGTTAAGTAACAGGcgattacttttttttttactcaagcGGAATAGTACTATACAACACTTCGTAACGTTAAGATTTACATAGGATATATGTACATATTACAGAGAATGATGGTCAGATATGATGGGTAACGTTAACCTAGATCTAGAAAGCAACTTAACTACCTTACTTGAGTTACAGTAATGTTATTATCCTCCACGCGGTGATACGTATGATCCTGGTAGTTTTCCGTAGCCCGAAAAAATGCCCGGTGTTATAGCTCTTGACTGACTCACAAATAGCCCAGAGCAGCTAACGTTGGTTCAGGGACAAATTCGGTTACATAGATCACACAATAGTGTGGCTGGAATAACATAAAAGACTgaaatattgtaaatgttagaTATTGTCCACATAGAACGAAGTGTTTGCATGTAGCCTGTaagcagtgttgccagatttgaTTGACTGGaaaccgaaaatcactcacagactaaaaaaaataattacagaatctatacaaccctatctgtgAACCGATCCGTCCAATCCCATTTTCGCCCGCAcact
This sequence is a window from Esox lucius isolate fEsoLuc1 chromosome 17, fEsoLuc1.pri, whole genome shotgun sequence. Protein-coding genes within it:
- the LOC105017053 gene encoding LETM1 domain-containing protein LETM2, mitochondrial-like isoform X3; protein product: MVVFGSQVLIAVTRSRGSYVLPKGQNCALHSFSACIRKSSEVSLRSALPLNRPTAILYECTASYQRRHGGVPVRFLHETHSRLQEIKATPAEAPSSPAAAAPQPVPTPSNATDGVVAQKSIKQRVLDELRHYYHGFRLLGWQLLHGQQLTRRERRRLMRTCADLFRLVPFSLFIIVPFMEFLLPVFLKLFPEMLPSTFETESKKVEKQKKGLAAKLELAKFLQETIGEMALRNKAKAEGSEETQKFSTYVQRMRHAGEQPSTKDIVKFSKLFEDELTLEHLERPQLVALCKLLELQPIGTNNLLRFQLMMQLRTIKADDQMIAAEGVAAMSVSELQVACRSRGMRSLGLTNEQLTQQLQQWLDLHLKENVPPSLLLLSRAMYHTELTPKPPVTPPLVRLESLTAPSPPEIGAPAKDKPMSTSLENLVDSAPIIMDKKVESLLEKARIGELEMPSAEAQLIHAKGAELAAKMAAKAT
- the LOC105017053 gene encoding LETM1 domain-containing protein LETM2, mitochondrial-like isoform X2 — translated: MVVFGSQVLIAVTRSRGSYVLPKGQNCALHSFSACIRKSSEVSLRSALPLNRPTAILYECTASYQRRHGGVPVRFLHETHSRLQEIKATPAEAPSSPAAAAPQPVPTPSNATDGVVAQKSIKQRVLDELRHYYHGFRLLGIDTKIAGRTVWQLLHGQQLTRRERRRLMRTCADLFRLVPFSLFIIVPFMEFLLPVFLKLFPEMLPSTFETESKKVEKQKKGLAAKLELAKFLQETIGEMALRNKAKAEGSEETQKFSTYVQRMRHAGEQPSTKDIVKFSKLFEDELTLEHLERPQLVALCKLLELQPIGTNNLLRFQLMMQLRTIKADDQMIAAEGVAAMSVSELQVACRSRGMRSLGLTNEQLTQQLQQWLDLHLKENVPPSLLLLSRAMYHTELTPKPPVTPPLVRLESLTAPSPPEIGAPAKDKPMSTSLENLVDSAPIIMDKVESLLEKARIGELEMPSAEAQLIHAKGAELAAKMAAKAT
- the LOC105017053 gene encoding LETM1 domain-containing protein LETM2, mitochondrial-like isoform X1, coding for MVVFGSQVLIAVTRSRGSYVLPKGQNCALHSFSACIRKSSEVSLRSALPLNRPTAILYECTASYQRRHGGVPVRFLHETHSRLQEIKATPAEAPSSPAAAAPQPVPTPSNATDGVVAQKSIKQRVLDELRHYYHGFRLLGIDTKIAGRTVWQLLHGQQLTRRERRRLMRTCADLFRLVPFSLFIIVPFMEFLLPVFLKLFPEMLPSTFETESKKVEKQKKGLAAKLELAKFLQETIGEMALRNKAKAEGSEETQKFSTYVQRMRHAGEQPSTKDIVKFSKLFEDELTLEHLERPQLVALCKLLELQPIGTNNLLRFQLMMQLRTIKADDQMIAAEGVAAMSVSELQVACRSRGMRSLGLTNEQLTQQLQQWLDLHLKENVPPSLLLLSRAMYHTELTPKPPVTPPLVRLESLTAPSPPEIGAPAKDKPMSTSLENLVDSAPIIMDKKVESLLEKARIGELEMPSAEAQLIHAKGAELAAKMAAKAT